One part of the Methylobacterium terrae genome encodes these proteins:
- a CDS encoding ABC transporter ATP-binding protein, which yields MTSPNTTTPILSVQDLTVAFRSEQAWRPVVHGVSFDIGPKETVALVGESGSGKSVTAMSIMRLTPRDATRTGGRVLLEGRDLLRLPDAEMRRIRGDDVAMIFQEPMTSLNPVLTVGFQIGEALRLHRGMSQAQADAETVRLFDKVRIPAAASRVHDYPHRFSGGMRQRVMIAMALACRPKLLIADEPTTALDVTIQAQILDLIKLLQEEEGMSVLFITHDMGVVAEIADRTVVMVDGRAVETGATEQIFRRPAHPYSRALLAAVPTLGAMTGQPHPARFPIVDRATGEPEVAPPLPDTVREGERPVLEVKGLTTRFDIRGGLLSRVRGRVHAVENVSFAVREGETLALVGESGCGKSTTGRSVLRLIEPVAGAVLLDGEDVLGLAPADLRARRRRMQMIFQDPFASLDPRMSVGSAVAEPLLINRLCSRGEARERAADLLRRVGLKPEMASRFPHEFSGGQRQRICIARTLALEPRLIVADESVSALDVSVKAQVVNLMLDLQASLGLAYLFISHDMAVVERVSHRVAVMYLGEIVEIGPRAAIFGAPQHPYTRKLIAAVPVPDPGRRRQLHAVRSDEIKSPIRPVDYVPPERLYREVSPGHVVQVWGPEWEASAAVAAVA from the coding sequence ATGACCAGCCCGAACACGACCACCCCGATCCTCTCGGTCCAGGACCTCACCGTCGCATTCCGCTCCGAGCAGGCCTGGCGCCCGGTGGTGCACGGCGTCTCGTTCGACATCGGCCCGAAGGAGACCGTCGCGCTCGTCGGCGAATCGGGCTCCGGCAAGAGCGTCACCGCGATGTCGATCATGCGGCTCACCCCGCGCGACGCGACCCGGACCGGCGGCCGCGTGCTGCTCGAAGGCCGCGACCTCCTGCGCCTGCCGGACGCCGAGATGCGGCGGATCCGCGGCGACGACGTCGCGATGATCTTCCAGGAGCCGATGACGAGCCTGAACCCCGTGCTCACCGTCGGCTTCCAGATCGGCGAGGCGCTGCGGCTTCACCGCGGCATGTCGCAGGCCCAAGCCGACGCCGAGACCGTGCGGCTGTTCGACAAGGTCCGGATCCCGGCCGCCGCCTCGCGGGTGCACGACTACCCCCACCGCTTCTCCGGCGGCATGCGCCAGCGTGTGATGATCGCGATGGCGCTGGCCTGCCGGCCGAAGCTCCTCATCGCCGACGAGCCGACCACGGCGCTGGACGTCACCATCCAGGCCCAGATCCTCGACCTCATCAAGCTCCTCCAGGAGGAGGAGGGCATGTCGGTCCTGTTCATCACCCACGACATGGGGGTGGTGGCCGAGATCGCCGACCGCACCGTGGTGATGGTCGACGGGCGCGCCGTCGAGACCGGCGCGACCGAGCAGATCTTCCGCCGCCCGGCCCATCCCTACAGCCGCGCGCTGCTCGCCGCCGTGCCGACCCTCGGGGCGATGACGGGGCAGCCGCACCCGGCCCGCTTCCCGATCGTCGACCGCGCCACCGGCGAGCCGGAAGTCGCCCCGCCCCTGCCGGACACGGTGCGTGAGGGCGAGCGGCCGGTGCTGGAGGTGAAGGGGCTGACCACCCGCTTCGACATCCGCGGCGGCCTGCTGTCGCGGGTGCGAGGCCGGGTCCACGCGGTCGAGAACGTGTCCTTCGCGGTGCGCGAGGGCGAGACTCTGGCCCTCGTCGGCGAATCGGGCTGCGGCAAGTCCACCACCGGCCGCTCGGTGCTGCGCCTGATCGAGCCGGTCGCGGGCGCGGTGCTCCTCGACGGCGAGGACGTGCTCGGCCTGGCGCCCGCCGACCTGCGGGCGCGGCGCCGGCGCATGCAGATGATCTTCCAGGATCCCTTCGCCAGCCTCGATCCGCGCATGAGCGTCGGCAGCGCCGTCGCCGAGCCGCTCCTGATCAACCGCCTGTGCTCGCGGGGCGAGGCTCGCGAGCGCGCCGCCGACCTGCTGCGCCGGGTCGGCCTCAAGCCCGAGATGGCGAGCCGCTTCCCGCACGAATTCTCCGGCGGCCAGCGCCAGCGCATCTGCATCGCCCGCACGCTGGCGCTGGAGCCCCGGCTGATCGTCGCCGACGAATCGGTCTCGGCCCTCGACGTCTCGGTGAAGGCGCAGGTGGTGAACCTGATGCTCGACCTCCAGGCGTCGCTGGGCCTCGCCTACCTGTTCATCTCGCACGACATGGCGGTGGTGGAGCGGGTGAGCCACCGGGTCGCCGTGATGTATCTCGGCGAGATCGTCGAGATCGGCCCCCGCGCGGCGATCTTCGGTGCGCCCCAGCACCCCTACACCAGGAAGCTGATCGCCGCCGTGCCGGTCCCCGACCCGGGCCGCCGCCGCCAGCTCCACGCCGTGCGCAGCGACGAGATCAAGAGCCCGATCCGCCCGGTCGACTACGTGCCGCCGGAGCGGCTGTACCGGGAGGTCTCGCCCGGTCACGTGGTGCAGGTCTGGGGGCCGGAATGGGAGGCGTCGGCAGCCGTCGCGGCGGTGGCGTGA
- a CDS encoding ABC transporter permease: protein MAGSTLASPTAEAAPVPAPAGSGRDTWRRFRRHRLAVVSVGVLGFLVLAVLVGGWVWPVAIDEIDFAATLQGPSWAHPLGTDDLGQDLLARMIYGGRISLAVGFAAMVVATFVGVVVGALAGMSRRFLDPFLMWLTDLFLSLPQLPLLLLIIYLFRDQLKQVFGVEGGVFVMIVAVIGGLRWMPVARLVRAQFLSLREKEFVEAARSQGATAWHLVTRHILPNAIGPVIVAATIEVSSAIIAESTLSFLGLGFPPDIPTWGRLLYDAKDHLDVAPHWALFPGAAIFLTVLSINFIGDGLRDALDPRRVL, encoded by the coding sequence ATGGCTGGCTCGACCCTCGCATCTCCTACCGCTGAGGCGGCGCCGGTGCCCGCGCCTGCGGGCTCGGGGCGGGACACCTGGCGGCGCTTCCGCCGCCACCGCCTCGCCGTCGTCAGCGTCGGGGTGCTGGGCTTCCTGGTGCTGGCGGTCCTCGTCGGCGGCTGGGTCTGGCCGGTGGCGATCGACGAGATCGACTTCGCGGCGACGCTCCAGGGCCCGTCCTGGGCCCACCCCCTCGGCACCGACGACCTCGGCCAGGACCTGCTCGCCCGGATGATCTACGGCGGGCGGATCTCGCTCGCTGTCGGCTTCGCCGCCATGGTGGTAGCGACCTTCGTCGGCGTGGTGGTGGGGGCGCTCGCCGGCATGTCGCGCCGCTTCCTCGACCCCTTCCTGATGTGGCTGACCGACCTGTTCCTGTCGCTGCCGCAGCTGCCGCTCCTGCTCCTGATCATCTACCTGTTCCGCGACCAGCTGAAGCAGGTCTTCGGGGTCGAGGGCGGCGTGTTCGTGATGATCGTCGCGGTGATCGGAGGCCTGCGCTGGATGCCGGTGGCACGCCTCGTGCGGGCCCAGTTCCTGTCCCTGCGCGAGAAGGAATTCGTGGAAGCCGCGCGCTCCCAGGGAGCGACCGCCTGGCACCTCGTCACCCGCCACATCCTGCCGAACGCGATCGGGCCCGTCATCGTCGCGGCGACGATCGAGGTCTCCTCGGCGATCATCGCCGAATCGACCCTGTCGTTCCTCGGCCTCGGCTTCCCGCCCGACATCCCGACCTGGGGTCGGCTCCTCTACGACGCCAAGGACCACCTCGACGTGGCGCCGCACTGGGCCTTGTTCCCGGGCGCCGCGATCTTCCTGACCGTCCTGTCGATCAACTTCATCGGCGACGGCCTGCGCGACGCCCTCGATCCGCGGCGGGTGCTGTGA